A stretch of DNA from Actinomycetota bacterium:
GACGCATCGCTTCTTGCCCGACGGCGAACTGTTCCTCTTCATCGTCGAGGGTCGCGGTGAGTTCCACCTGCCCGACCGCGGGATCCTCGGCAAGCACGCGCAGTTCGATCCGGGCGTGCTCGAGACGCCCGAGCCCGAGGCGCACGACGAGCGCGGTGAGTTCGCGGTTCGCGTCAAACGTGGCGGCGAGTACACGACGCTTGTGTATCCGCATCACCCGCTCGACGTCGTCGGATGGCAGGGCGATCTGTGTCCCATCCGATTGAACGTCGCCGACTTCCGCCCGATCGTGTCGCCGCGGTATCACCTTCCGCCGTCGGTGCACTGCACGTGGGCGAACGAAGGATTCGCGGTGTGCACGTTCGCGCCACGACCGACCGAGACCGGCGACCCGGACGCGCTGCGCGTGCCGTTCTTCCACGCGAACATCGACAATGACGAAGTGATCTTCTATCACTCGGGCGCATTCTTCAGTCGCACCGGCATCGGGCCGGGGATGATGACGCTGCATCCGCAAGGCTTGCACCACGGACCGCAGCAAGCGGCCATCGAAGCCTCGAAGTCGAAGGAGTTCGCCGACGAGTTCGCGATCATGGTCGAGGCCGAGCATCCCCTCACCGTGAGCCCGGCGGCCGAGGCGGTCCGCATCCACGGCTACGAGGTCTCCTGGGCCCGCGGCATGGGCCTCATCGACTAGCGTCCGCCTCTCGGAGGTCCCGACGAACCGGGTCTCCACCTCTGCCTGAGCCTTCTCCGGCCCGGGATACTTCCTTCCAATCCGGAAGAAGGCGAAGCTGAACCCCCTGCTGAGGGCCGCTACCGCGTTGACCGCCTGGGTAGTAACGGCTACTTTGCGTAGCATGGAACTACTGCCCGCGTTCGACCATCGTTGGGTCGGTTCGGGCGGTAGGGAAGGGTGCGGAAGGGGGGACGGCGCTTCGGGTTCCATACCATGCGAAGCAACGTTACCGACCGCACCGGCGGTCGGTTTTTTGTTGGCAACAGGGGCGACAGGATGTTTTCGCACCACATCCTTTCCTCTCCGAGCCGGGCTCCAACAGAGCACCGACCGGATCACAGCTACGCGCGTTACATCGCACGACGATGTTGAAGGAGGTGACACACCAGAATGATAAAGAGACGAGCGTTCGTCATCCCAATGATCACCCTCGTGATCATGACTGCGCTCGCAGCGATCGCCCCGGCGGCGCATGCGGACGGAGGAGATTTCTCCATCGACTTCATCGCAGCCGGCCCGTTCACCTACGACCACGACACGGGCGTCGGGGGCGAGTACGCCGACCGCACGATCTCCAAGACGGAAGGCGTCGTCGAGTCACTCGAAGGCGGCGACTTCGAATGTGGAGACAAGGTCGTCTACTTCGCAGCGATCACCGTGGACGCTGGGGCGACCGGCGAACAGGACATCGAGATCGATGTCGGTTTCCTCGCCGAGCCAACCGGACAGCCGGGGGTCGGACACGTCGACCTCGTTAGTGCGTCACCGAACACCGGTGACAGCGGCATGGCCGGCGACACGGGCGACACCACAGCTTCGATCGTTCCGGGGACCGAAGAGATCGACACTTCGGGATCCAGCGACGAGCTGGTCGCCACGATCGCCATCAACAACCTCGACCCCGGAGAGGTCTTCATCCTCCGATTGGTCACGGAGTTGGGTTGCATCTTCGACTCCGAACCAACCGGCAACCTCCAGGCCGAGATCCACGCCGGACGGGTCGTCGCCCCCGAAGAGGACGCGATCCGGATCGGGAACCAGACGATTCCGTTCAAGAGCTTGGCCGACATCTCGCAGCCGGCTTCCGTCTCGGTGTCCGTCGGTGCCTGTCCGGCACCCGGTTCGCCGACGGTTCCGGTAACGATCGAGATCGATCCGGCAGGCTCGGCGACGGTGACCATCACCGGGCCGGGAGGCCCCTACGTGGTTACGGGCGACGGCGACACGCTGGACCTCGAGCCCGGGAACTACAGCTGGACGGCCGAGGCGATGCCGGGGTTCATCCTCAGCGGAGCCACGTCCGGGGACTTCACCGTGCAGGAATGCCCATCCCTGCCGGCTGCGGTCTCGGTCGATGTCGGCGCGTGCCCCGCTCCGGGGTCCCCGACGGTTCCGGTGACGATCTCGATCGATCCGGATTCTTCGGCCACAGTGACGATCGAAGGTCCGGGCGGTCCGTACGTGGTCACCGGCGACGGTGACGTGCTGGATCTGCTGCCGGGCGATTACACCTGGACGGCGGAAGCAGCGCCGACGTATGAGCTGGAGGTCGACTCCGGCGAGTTCACCGTGCAGGGATGTCCGTTCCTGCCGGCGTCGGTTTCGGTCGAAGTCGGTGCCTGCCCGGCACCGGGCTCGGCGACGGTTCCGGTCACCGTGACGATCGATCCTCCGGGTTCGGCCACCGTCACGATCGAAGGTCCGGGCGGTCCGTACGTCGTTACCGGCGACGGTGACACGTTGGACCTCCTCGCCGGCGATTACACATGGACGGCGGAAGCGGCTGCGACGTACGAGCTGGAGTCTGACTCCGGCGAGTTCACGGTCCAGCCGTGTCCCGCCATCCTGGCGTCGGTCATCGTGACCGTCGGCGCATGTCCGGCGACTTCGTCGGACACCAAGCCGGTGTCGGTCACGATCAACCCCGACGGCGCGGCGGACGTCACGATCACCGGCCCGGGCGGGTACAACGCCGTCGTTACGGGTACGGGCGCGACGCTCGACCTCGCACCGGGCACGTACACCTGGAGCGCAGTGGCCAATCCGACGTTCGAGCTCCTCGGCGCCGCCGAGGGAACGTTCGAGGTCGGCAGCTGCGTGATACAGGTGTTGCCGAAGACGATCCTGCCGAAGACCGGTACCGAGCTTCCGGGTCTGGGAGCTTTCGGTCTCGCCTTCGTTCTCCTCGGTGTCGGGATGGTGGCGTTCTCTCGCCGCCAGACCCCCGTCGCCGTGAGCGGCCGCCGCACAGCGATCGTCGATCGCCTGAGCGGACGGTCCGAGAGCGTCGGATTCTTCGTACCGGGACCCGTCATCCAGCGGATAACCGATCTCAGGCGACGCATCCCCCGCCGGATGCATCGTCGGGTGACGAACCGCGGGACTGCCACCTAACGGCTCGAGCTAGCGAAGGGACGGAGCTCAGGCTCCGTCCCTTTCGTTTACCAGGCCCGGTTAGGATATCGGCGGGATGCTCGCGATCTCCGCATGGACCTGGGTCATCGCCGCGGCGCTCGCGGTGATCTCGCTTGCCGTGCTCGCCAAGCTCACGATGGGCCTGCTGGGCCGGCTCAAGGAGCTGAACCGCTCCCTCCAGGGAGCCTCGGGGCAGCTGAACGAGATCCTCGACGAGATGCGCAGCGACCTGGATCGCGCCTCCGAGGGGCTCAGCTCGCTCCGCCGGCTCCGTGAGGACGCCCCCGACCGGCCCTGACGTCCCCCGCAGCCCGGAACTAGGGGAAAAACCGCCGAAGAGGGCCTCGTCGCTGAAACCACCCCCTGATACACTCGACGAGGCTCCTGCGATGCGGGGCCCCAAGGAGGGAAACCATGTTCCAGCGTCTCGGTCCTCTTGAGATTGCGCTGATACTCGCGATCCTCGTGCTGCTCTTCGGTGCCAAGAAGCTGCCCGATCTCGGGAAGTCGATGGGGAAGTCGATCCGCGAATTCCGGAGTGCGACGAAGGGCCTCGCGGACGACGACGACGACCTCGCCGATAAGGACGCTGCTCCGGACGAGGCGAAGCCGGCGAGCAAGGCGAAAGCTAAGGGCCCCGCGGACTAGCCGCGGAGCGCCCTGCCCGTACCCCATTGGTCATGCGCGACGCCCCGCGCGCCGAGGCGCGCATGACGATCATCGAGCACCTCCAGGAGCTCCGTCACCGGCTCGTCGTCAGCGCGCTCGCGCTGTTCCTCGGCAGCATCGTGGCCTACATCTTCTACGACCCGATCCTCGAGGTCTTGAAGCTGCCGCTCGATCAGGGCGGCACGATCGCCGGTTTCAAGGTCGAGCTAAGCGTGCGAGGCGTGACGAGCGCGTTCCTGGTTCGCATCAAGGTGAGCATCTTCGGCGGGCTGGTCATCGCGCTTCCCGTCGTCCTGTATCAACTCTGGCGCTTCATCACCCCGGGTCTGGAGCCCAGGGAGAAGCGGTACGCGCTTCCGTTCGTCGCCGGCTCGATCGGGCTGTTCGCGCTCGGGGCGCTATTCGCGTATCTCACGCTGCCGCAGGCGATCGGTTTCCTGCTCGGCTTCGCCGAAGGCCTTCAGCCGATCATCTTCATCGACGAGTACGTGGGATTCGTCATGTTCATGGTGCTGGCCTTCGGGATCACCTTCGAGCTGCCGATGGTCGTCCTGTTCCTGGGGGCCGCCGGGATCGTTTCGTCGAGGCGGCTCCGCGGGCTCCGGCGGCACGCGCTCGTCGGCTCGGCGGTCATCGCAGCGGTCGCGACGCCATCCCAAGATCCGTACACGCTCGTCCTGATGGCGGTACCGTTGTACCTCATGTACGAGATATCGCTGCTGATCATCCGGTTCGTCATGAAGAAGTAGGAGGCTCGTTGGCGATCAAGGGGAGGAAGCGACCGCGTCCACGGGGGCAGGCGCTCCCGCCGAGGCCGACCGTGCCGGCGCGTCGGACGCCGCTCGGACAACGCCGCGAGGTCAAGCGGGCCCTCGTGATCGTGCTGTCGCTCCTCACGCTGCTCGGCGGACTTCGCGTCTGGCAGAACGTTTCCCGTAGCGACGCCGTCCGCGAGTTCAACAGGAAGCTCCTGTCTGCTCAGGAGCCGCTGATCATGCATCTTCGTCAGGACTCGTTGACCAACGTCCAGACGAATCTCGACCAGTTCCAGAAGGGCCAGATGGAAGGCAAGAAGTTCCTCGACCTGTCCGCCTTGTGGGAAGCGGACTTCGACAAGGCCAACAAGGCGGTCGATGCGCTGGATGCTCCGAACGAGGTTTCGGGGAACGCGCAGGAGCTGATCGTTGAAGGGCTCGATGGCTACGTCGGGGTGGCGCGGCTTTACAACGTCGCCGCACAGCTCAAGCAGAACGCCGAAGCCGAGAAGGACGCCGCCAAGAAGAAGCTGTGGGATGACAAGATCCAGGTGATCCTTCAGCACGCGCTCGAGTGGCGTCAGCGCGCCGATCGCGTCTACGCGATCGGTCAGACGATGTTCGACGACCTGAAGGACCGGTACGGCGTCGAGCCCAAGCTCGACATCCCCACGGACGGAACCGGCCAGTAGGCATGTCCGAGGGCCGCTCGGTCGGCCTCGTCGTCAATCCCTCATCCGGGCGCGGGAAAGCCGCGCGCGTCCTTCCCGAGGTGCTGACCCGGCTGACCGGGATGGGGTGCGAGGTCGAGGTGCTCGAATCTCGATCCGCCGAGCACGCCTCCGAGCTCGGTGCGGATGCCGCGTCGCGTCACGAGGTCGTCGCCGCCGTGGGCGGGGACGGCATGGTTGCCTTCGTCGCCCAAGGGGTGATCGGGTCGCGCGCGGCGCTCGGGATCGTGCCGGCGGGTACGGGGAACGACCTCGCGGCGAACCTCGGATATGCGAGGCGCAAGCCGCTCGAGGCGTGCGTCGTGCTCGCACGCGGCCGACGCCGATCCATCGACATCGGCCGGATCGAGGGCGGGCGCGCCTTCCTCTGTGTCGCCGGAGGCGGCTTCGACTCCGAGGTGAATCGGGATGCCAATCGCATCCGCTACCTGCGCGGAACGGCGGTATATCTGGTCGCCGTCCTGCGGACGCTCAAGCGCTTCCGCCCCGCGCGCTTCGACGTAACGCTCGACGACGAGCGGCGCTCCTTCGCCGGCATGTTCGTGGCGGTCGGCAACGCCTCGTCGTACGGCGGGGGCATGCGGATCACGCCGGACGCCCGGCTCGACGACGGCGTCTTCGACGTGTGCATGGTCGGCGAGATGGGGAGGGCCACATTGCTGGCGCAGCTCCCGCGGCTCTTCACCGGCGGGCACGTCCGGCATCCGGCGGTCGAGGTCGCACGGGCCCGGCGCGTTCGGATAGAGGCCGACCGTCCGTTCGCCTTGTACGCCGACGGTGAGGAGGTCGGGCCGCTCCCCGCCACCCTCACGCTGGAACCGTCGGCGTTGGACGTTGTCGCGCCCTGAAGCGCCACGCCGCCTAGGATTGGGCACCGTGGACCTCGCCGACTTCCAGCGTGGGTATCCGTTCCCCTTCGACGACTTCCAGGGCGCGGCGTGTCGCGCCCTCGACGAAGGACGGAGCGTTCTCGTGTGCGCGCCGACCGGTGCCGGCAAGACGGTGGTGGGGGAGTTCGCGGTGTGGGCCGCCATCCAAGGTGGAACCAAGTGCTTCTACACGACGCCCCTGAAGGCGCTGTCGAACCAGAAGTTCGGCGACTTCATCGCGCGCCACGGCGCGGCGAACGTCGGGCTCCTGACCGGCGACAACTCGATCAACGGGGAAGCGCCGGTCGTCGTGATGACGACCGAGGTGCTCCGCAACATGATCTACGAGCAGTCGCCGACGCTGAACGGCCTCGGCTACGTCGTCATGGACGAGGTCCATTACCTCAAGGATCAGTACCGGGGTGCCGTCTGGGAGGAGGTCCTCATCCAGCTCGACGAGGACGTCCGCGTCGCGGCGCTGTCCGCCACGGTCTCCAACGCCGAGGAGTTCGGCGAATGGCTCTCGACCGTTCGGGGGAAGACCGACGTGATCATCACCGAGAAGCGGCCGGTGCCGCTCGAGCACCACCTGATGGTGGGGGACAAGCTCCATCCCCTGTTCATCAGGGAAGGGGACGAGCTCAAGCCGAACCCTGCCCTGCGAAGGCTGGGGGAGTCGAGCCCCCGGAAGAACAAGGATTGGCGGCGTCCGCCGCCGCGCCGGTCGCGCCTGGTGCCCGACCGGGTGGACGTGGTCGAGCGGCTGCGGAAGGAGGCGATGCTGCCGGGGATCTACTTCATCTTCTCCCGCGCCGGCTGCGACCAGTCGGTGCGGCTCTGCTTGCGGGCCGGCGTGCGGCTTGTCGACGAGGAAGAGCGCGAACGGATCCGCGAGTACGTCGAGATGCGTACGTCGGTGCTCCCCGTCGAGGATCATGCGGTTCTCGGGTACGCCGAATGGTTCGAGGGTCTCGTGCGCGGCGTGGCCGCCCACCACGCCGGGATGATCCCCCTGTTCAAGGAGACGGTCGAGGAGCTGTTCGAGCGCGGCCTGGTCAAGATCGTGTTCGGTACCGAGACGCTCTCGCTCGGCATCAACATGCCGGCGAAAGCCGTCGTGATCGAGCGGCTGATGAAGTTCACCGGCGAGCGGCACGAGATGATGACGCCCGGTGATTTCACCCAGCTCACCGGGCGGGCCGGCCGCCGCGGGATCGACCCGGTCGGCTACGGGATCGTCCTGTTCCAGCCCGACATCCCGCCGGACCGCATCCTCCATCTCGCGTCGACGCGCACCTACCCGCTGGCTTCCTCCTTCCGCCCGTCATACAACATGGCCGTCAACCTGATCCGCCGCTACGCGATCGAGGACGCGAAGCGACTGCTGAACCTGTCGTTCGGGCAGTTCCTCACGGATCGCGGCGTGACGCGCCAGGAGCGCCAGATCGAACG
This window harbors:
- a CDS encoding LPXTG cell wall anchor domain-containing protein, whose protein sequence is MIKRRAFVIPMITLVIMTALAAIAPAAHADGGDFSIDFIAAGPFTYDHDTGVGGEYADRTISKTEGVVESLEGGDFECGDKVVYFAAITVDAGATGEQDIEIDVGFLAEPTGQPGVGHVDLVSASPNTGDSGMAGDTGDTTASIVPGTEEIDTSGSSDELVATIAINNLDPGEVFILRLVTELGCIFDSEPTGNLQAEIHAGRVVAPEEDAIRIGNQTIPFKSLADISQPASVSVSVGACPAPGSPTVPVTIEIDPAGSATVTITGPGGPYVVTGDGDTLDLEPGNYSWTAEAMPGFILSGATSGDFTVQECPSLPAAVSVDVGACPAPGSPTVPVTISIDPDSSATVTIEGPGGPYVVTGDGDVLDLLPGDYTWTAEAAPTYELEVDSGEFTVQGCPFLPASVSVEVGACPAPGSATVPVTVTIDPPGSATVTIEGPGGPYVVTGDGDTLDLLAGDYTWTAEAAATYELESDSGEFTVQPCPAILASVIVTVGACPATSSDTKPVSVTINPDGAADVTITGPGGYNAVVTGTGATLDLAPGTYTWSAVANPTFELLGAAEGTFEVGSCVIQVLPKTILPKTGTELPGLGAFGLAFVLLGVGMVAFSRRQTPVAVSGRRTAIVDRLSGRSESVGFFVPGPVIQRITDLRRRIPRRMHRRVTNRGTAT
- a CDS encoding DEAD/DEAH box helicase, translated to MDLADFQRGYPFPFDDFQGAACRALDEGRSVLVCAPTGAGKTVVGEFAVWAAIQGGTKCFYTTPLKALSNQKFGDFIARHGAANVGLLTGDNSINGEAPVVVMTTEVLRNMIYEQSPTLNGLGYVVMDEVHYLKDQYRGAVWEEVLIQLDEDVRVAALSATVSNAEEFGEWLSTVRGKTDVIITEKRPVPLEHHLMVGDKLHPLFIREGDELKPNPALRRLGESSPRKNKDWRRPPPRRSRLVPDRVDVVERLRKEAMLPGIYFIFSRAGCDQSVRLCLRAGVRLVDEEERERIREYVEMRTSVLPVEDHAVLGYAEWFEGLVRGVAAHHAGMIPLFKETVEELFERGLVKIVFGTETLSLGINMPAKAVVIERLMKFTGERHEMMTPGDFTQLTGRAGRRGIDPVGYGIVLFQPDIPPDRILHLASTRTYPLASSFRPSYNMAVNLIRRYAIEDAKRLLNLSFGQFLTDRGVTRQERQIERNEKFLAGYREHMACDRGDVAEYWGLVKKARAAEKATRVDGNIRRREQIASLRPGLVVNLRRGRMRGKVAIVDVRRGSGGQPQIVVVAADGRAARLGMRDFGFGPEIVGEIRLPRGDHRSRSFRTEVTKRLSELPSTRRRSGAGELDETPVERPEMLGSGSSSPWEEVRAHPIHACPDREEHEKWAERHDSLTKDTEALRKTVTRRTETLARMFERVRDVLGRFGYVAEDKLTEKGERLCRIYNESDLLVAEAMALGLLDDLDVPDLAAIISALVYDPRGFDVEVKWPTDRVRKAFGSLMRTYRRIHEAEEASRVELCREPEPGFAEQIWWWAKGEPLEEVLAMGELSAGDFVRTTKQVWDLLRQLAEVAPSEDLSARCRNAARAVYRGVVAYSGAI
- a CDS encoding homogentisate 1,2-dioxygenase, giving the protein MFPLSKGKVARQAHVGLPDGTYEEEHGREAFAGRASHLYRSHPPTAWIRIEGPLRPAAYDLNGLKASDMSDARAEWTPIASNDEVSLYVSRRRDAMPYFLRDADGDLCYFVHQGSGILETDYGPLRFGDGDYLVLPKGTTHRFLPDGELFLFIVEGRGEFHLPDRGILGKHAQFDPGVLETPEPEAHDERGEFAVRVKRGGEYTTLVYPHHPLDVVGWQGDLCPIRLNVADFRPIVSPRYHLPPSVHCTWANEGFAVCTFAPRPTETGDPDALRVPFFHANIDNDEVIFYHSGAFFSRTGIGPGMMTLHPQGLHHGPQQAAIEASKSKEFADEFAIMVEAEHPLTVSPAAEAVRIHGYEVSWARGMGLID
- the tatA gene encoding twin-arginine translocase TatA/TatE family subunit encodes the protein MFQRLGPLEIALILAILVLLFGAKKLPDLGKSMGKSIREFRSATKGLADDDDDLADKDAAPDEAKPASKAKAKGPAD
- a CDS encoding diacylglycerol kinase family protein → MSEGRSVGLVVNPSSGRGKAARVLPEVLTRLTGMGCEVEVLESRSAEHASELGADAASRHEVVAAVGGDGMVAFVAQGVIGSRAALGIVPAGTGNDLAANLGYARRKPLEACVVLARGRRRSIDIGRIEGGRAFLCVAGGGFDSEVNRDANRIRYLRGTAVYLVAVLRTLKRFRPARFDVTLDDERRSFAGMFVAVGNASSYGGGMRITPDARLDDGVFDVCMVGEMGRATLLAQLPRLFTGGHVRHPAVEVARARRVRIEADRPFALYADGEEVGPLPATLTLEPSALDVVAP
- the tatC gene encoding twin-arginine translocase subunit TatC; translated protein: MRDAPRAEARMTIIEHLQELRHRLVVSALALFLGSIVAYIFYDPILEVLKLPLDQGGTIAGFKVELSVRGVTSAFLVRIKVSIFGGLVIALPVVLYQLWRFITPGLEPREKRYALPFVAGSIGLFALGALFAYLTLPQAIGFLLGFAEGLQPIIFIDEYVGFVMFMVLAFGITFELPMVVLFLGAAGIVSSRRLRGLRRHALVGSAVIAAVATPSQDPYTLVLMAVPLYLMYEISLLIIRFVMKK